The segment CGAGGATCCGGGCCATCATCGTGGCGGTCAGGAGGACGGTGGTGACCGAGCGCCGCTCGATGGCGCGCAGCGTCTCCTCCGGATCGAAATCCCTGTGCAGCACGACCGTCGCTCCCACGTGGAGGAACCGGAGCAGCCGGCCCGTCCCCCCCATGAAGGGGAGGGGGGCGCACGACAGGAAGACGTCGTTGCGGGAGAGTCGGAGCTCCAGCGCGGCGGACGTGGACGCCGCCAGGAGGTTCCGGTGGGAGAGCATCGCGCCGAGGGGGCGACCGGAGGAACCGCTGTTGTAGACGATCAGGGCCACGTCGGTTTCCGCGACGGGAGGGTACGCTTCCGCGGCCGCGCTCCCGCCCGCGGGGATCCCGCCGTGCCCGTCGATCCGGAAGAGGGACGGGATTCCCGGGAGGGACGCGCGGATCTCGTCGACCCGGAAGGCGAACTCCCCGTCGTACAGGAGCGCCTTGACGTCGGCATCCTCGAGGATGCCGACCTGCTCCCGGCCGATCAGCAGGTAGTTGAGGGGGATGAGGGCCGCACCGGCGCACGCCACGGCGAAAAGCGCCTCGACGTACGCGACGGAGTTGTGGGCGAGGATCGCGACGCGGTCGCCGCGCCCGATTCCCGCGTCGCGAAGCAGCGCGGCATGGCCGCGCACCCGGTCGCGGAGTTCGAGGTATGTCACGTCCTCCCCGGGGGTGGAAAGGGCGATCCGGGAAGGGTGGACGCGCGCGTTGTGCTCGAGGATGTCGCGGATGAGCAGGGAGCCCCCCATGCCCGCCGGAAGCGGGTAGTTTGACGGTACCAGACGGTGGCGGTTCTTTCAATCCCGCGTGGTAGACTGGGTCGGCTTGCGACTCGAAGGGGAAGGGGCTGGGGATGGACACCGACGGATTCGACGTCTACCCGATACTGCACAAGGGGCGCCTCTACAACGTCATCACGAAGATGGACATGACCTTCCGCGAGGTCCGGGCGGTGCTCGACGGACTCATCGCCCGCGGGGCGTTTCGCGGCGAGGACGGGGAGGGGGAACCCGGGATGCCGTACTCCTGCCCGGTGGAAGGGGACGTATTCGTGGTGGACGTCCAGGGGTACGACGTGGTCGTCCTCCGCAGGGAACCGGCGAAGTGAAGGGCGAGGGCGCCTCCCCCGGCGTTTCCTTCCCGCTTGAATTGCCGCTCGAGGTACGCTTAGAATTACCGTTCATGCCCGCGCACCATCAACTTTGAGTGGGGAGGAACCATGGCGACGACGCTATCTCCGAGCGAGAGCTACAGCATCACCATGCGGCTCGAGATCCAGAACAAGGTCGGCATGCTCGGCAAGGTGACGACCGCGATCGGGAACGTGGGGGGCGACATCGGGGC is part of the Deltaproteobacteria bacterium genome and harbors:
- a CDS encoding acyl--CoA ligase, producing MGGSLLIRDILEHNARVHPSRIALSTPGEDVTYLELRDRVRGHAALLRDAGIGRGDRVAILAHNSVAYVEALFAVACAGAALIPLNYLLIGREQVGILEDADVKALLYDGEFAFRVDEIRASLPGIPSLFRIDGHGGIPAGGSAAAEAYPPVAETDVALIVYNSGSSGRPLGAMLSHRNLLAASTSAALELRLSRNDVFLSCAPLPFMGGTGRLLRFLHVGATVVLHRDFDPEETLRAIERRSVTTVLLTATMMARIL